A single genomic interval of Bradyrhizobium sp. AZCC 1693 harbors:
- a CDS encoding L-2-amino-thiazoline-4-carboxylic acid hydrolase, protein MNVLDDYMVDPRLSLLDKTRIQAQVLVPVLRALRAELGKERADAIVKDALRNWSKQLFAAVGESVDGSPRRKWATLHTALAEVTEREVTVDMRRHDRHALEFDVTHCRFAEFFRALGEPELGALLVCATDFDIVAAGGSAVGLTRDQTLMQGAPSCTFRYRFAPRA, encoded by the coding sequence ATGAACGTACTCGACGATTACATGGTCGATCCGCGCCTGTCGCTCTTGGACAAGACGCGGATCCAGGCCCAGGTGCTGGTGCCGGTGCTCCGGGCCTTGCGCGCTGAACTGGGCAAGGAAAGGGCTGACGCAATCGTAAAGGACGCGCTCCGCAACTGGTCGAAGCAACTGTTCGCCGCCGTGGGTGAGAGCGTAGATGGTAGCCCGCGGCGCAAATGGGCGACGCTGCACACGGCGCTTGCCGAAGTTACCGAACGGGAAGTGACGGTGGATATGCGCCGTCACGACAGGCACGCGCTGGAATTCGACGTGACGCATTGCCGCTTCGCGGAATTCTTTCGCGCGCTCGGCGAGCCGGAACTCGGCGCGCTGCTGGTCTGCGCCACCGATTTCGATATCGTTGCGGCCGGCGGCAGCGCGGTCGGCCTCACGCGCGACCAGACCCTGATGCAGGGCGCGCCGAGCTGCACGTTCCGCTACAGGTTCGCGCCGCGGGCGTAA
- a CDS encoding nuclear transport factor 2 family protein — protein MTGTDDTKAIESVIQSYLDGLHEGDAGKIASAFHPTSALTSISEAGELAITPRDVWLNNVRNRPSPKQRGLPRHDQVLSIDLVGPTMAYVKLKCAIPPRFFTDQLSLLKIDGRWQIAQKVFMTDLRG, from the coding sequence ATGACCGGCACAGACGATACAAAAGCCATCGAAAGCGTGATCCAATCCTACCTCGACGGTCTCCACGAGGGCGACGCTGGCAAGATTGCCAGCGCGTTTCATCCGACCAGCGCGCTGACCAGCATCTCGGAGGCGGGCGAACTGGCGATCACGCCCCGCGACGTCTGGCTGAACAACGTCCGGAACAGACCATCGCCGAAGCAACGGGGCCTGCCGCGCCACGACCAGGTGCTGTCGATCGATCTCGTCGGTCCGACGATGGCCTACGTCAAGCTCAAATGCGCGATTCCGCCGCGCTTCTTCACCGACCAGCTCTCGCTGTTGAAGATCGATGGCCGCTGGCAGATCGCGCAAAAGGTCTTCATGACCGACCTGCGGGGGTGA
- a CDS encoding phytanoyl-CoA dioxygenase family protein: MAATAEQASPWLKGRSFVSLKEEFDRSGYLIFERVLLPDRVAEIRAALAPHLARDLLGRNDFEGTKTNRVYALLAKSPVFAELAIHPLAMAFVEAELGESCLLSAMLAINLHPGETVQPWHFDDSGAKIPRPRPALGISTFWAIDDTTEQNGATEIIPGSHLWDGEYIEGAVQPAHFTNEAAHDEGNRPDAVKLTMPSGSLAITKGTLWHRGGANRSDRPRLIVTPQYCVGWVRQLENMALAVPANVASQLPERARELIGYSIHPPFMGYVDGVHPRRLLRTH; the protein is encoded by the coding sequence ATGGCAGCGACAGCGGAGCAAGCATCACCCTGGCTCAAGGGGCGATCATTCGTCTCGTTGAAGGAAGAGTTCGACCGCAGCGGTTACCTGATCTTCGAACGCGTTCTTCTGCCCGATCGCGTGGCCGAAATCCGCGCGGCGCTGGCGCCGCATCTGGCGCGCGATCTGCTCGGCCGCAACGATTTTGAAGGCACCAAAACCAACCGGGTGTACGCCCTGTTGGCGAAATCGCCGGTCTTTGCCGAGCTCGCGATCCATCCGCTCGCCATGGCCTTTGTCGAAGCTGAACTCGGCGAGAGCTGCCTGCTGTCCGCCATGCTCGCGATCAATCTCCATCCCGGCGAGACCGTGCAGCCCTGGCATTTTGACGACAGCGGCGCCAAGATTCCGCGGCCCCGCCCTGCCCTTGGCATCTCTACGTTCTGGGCGATCGACGACACCACCGAGCAGAACGGCGCCACCGAAATCATTCCGGGAAGCCATCTGTGGGACGGGGAGTATATCGAGGGCGCGGTGCAGCCCGCCCACTTCACCAACGAAGCCGCTCACGATGAAGGCAACAGGCCGGACGCCGTCAAGCTGACCATGCCGTCGGGATCGCTGGCGATCACCAAGGGAACGCTGTGGCACCGCGGCGGCGCCAACCGGTCAGACCGGCCGCGCCTGATCGTCACGCCGCAATATTGCGTGGGCTGGGTACGGCAACTCGAGAACATGGCGCTCGCCGTCCCCGCCAACGTGGCGAGCCAATTGCCGGAGCGCGCACGCGAACTGATCGGCTACTCGATCCATCCGCCATTCATGGGTTATGTCGACGGCGTTCATCCCAGGCGCCTGCTGCGCACGCACTGA